The sequence TGGCGGTCAGCGTTTAACATCGGCCAGATGGGCATAAGTGTCGGGATCGGCAGTGCGGTTTTCCACTTAGTCTCCCAGGGCTTAGATCCCAACCAGCCCATACGCCTCATGGCGGGCGCTCTGACGGGTGCCTTCTCTTTTCACATTGTCAATAACTTTTATGTTGGTTTAGCTCTCAGCCTCATTGGCGGCCTTCCCTTTTTTAGGACGTGGGTGGCCTTCGGACGAGATCTCCTGGTCAGCAATTTGATGAGTGTTTTTACTGGTCTTCTCTTTGCCCTTTCTTATAGGTACGTTCATGCTCTAAGTCTCTTGGCGTTTATCCCATTACTTCCTTTTCAGCGTTTAGCCATGCAACTCTATCTCAAGCGGCGGAGTGTGTATCTCCGTATCGTGGAGAGGGTAATGCTAGCAGGCGAGATGACTCAACCGAAGACGAGAGGACACGCTCGAAGAGTAGCCGATCTCTCTGTCGCGATTGGGCAACAGCTAGGCTTGGGCGGCAGAGAACTGGAAACTCTAGAGTATGCCGCTTTGTTGCATGATGTCGGTCTGATCGCATTCGAGGCTGAGCTTGCGAATCCGACAGCAGATTTACCGGTAGATTGGATATCCGTTCACTCTAAATTGGGAGCTGACATCGCCCGAGAACTCGGGAATCCTGAAATCTGTTCGGCGATACTACACCACCACGTAGACATGAGCTTAAGCGGTGGATTGAGGATACCCCTGATGGCTAAGATCCTTGCAGTCGCAGAGGAAGTGGATAGTGCACTAAACGGTCTTCATCCCTACTTGAAGCCAAATACCTTGGACGAGGTCGTCCAAAGGCTGACTAATAGCGAGCGTAGTCGCTTTGATTCTGAGGTTGTGGCTGCATTCCTAACTCTGGCTTCAAGCCTCTCCATGCAGTTGGCTCCAAAACCGAGCAATGCCACCTCTACGTGAAATGAGGTGGGAGGGAAGCGATCAATCTACGCTTTGTAAATCAGGCAGCTTTAAGAGAGTCTTGGCTCGGCGAGGCTGATCGTCGGAGTTCCTGGGTGATCCCTTGACTTTCTATCTACCTCTACTACTGCTCATCGGCATTGCGGGTATCTTCTCTGGCTGGATTGAATTCCGATTCGAGGATTTCGGGTTGCTACCTCTATCGCTGGCTTCCGCTGTTGTGCTTGCGCTTCTAGTTATCATGGGAACAGGAATCGCATTAGCGACTGGAATCGTTGCCTCTGTTCTGGGACAGGCCCTCCTCGGAAATGCCATTAAAGCAAACTTGGCCGGAGAAGCCGCAAGATCTATGCTGCTTCTTAGCATCCCTCTTGGGGTGACGACTCTTTTGCTGGACAGGGCTTCCCTGTCCGGTACTTCGTCTTACATCGTCCTGCTCACTTGCGGAATTTTTCTCATCATTGATGCGGTGCTGCGCGTCTTTAGCCTAATCTCGAGCGAACGAATCGGACTCTCCAGGGCAGTGCCACTTGTATTTACGACACTCTACCCCTACTATCTTCTTACCCCTCCCCTGGTTCTCCTGCTGGCCATAAGTCGCGAGGTGTTCGGGCTCCTGGGTCTTGTGGTTGGGATAGCGGTTGTGGCCGAGCTCTGCTATCCATGGAAACTTCTCAACGAGCAGAGTGTACTGCTATTTCGAAGCTTGAAGATGATCTCCCAGGCGGTAGATTTGAAAGATCCTTACACTTCGAACCACTCAAGAAGGGTGGCTGATTTAGCTGTCAAGGTTGCAAGGAGAATGGGCTTGCCCGAGTCCGAGATTCCCACGATCCGTACAGCTGCGCTTATGCATGATATCGGGAAAATTGGGATTCCTGTTGACATCATCAGGAAACCTCAGCGACTTACCTCACAGGAGATGACCGTCGTGCGGAGGCATCCTATTGCGGGGGCTGAGTTGATCCAGAGTCTTGATGAGAAGGCTGCTGAGATAGTAAAGCACAGCCATGAGCACTTTGACGGCACAGGGTATCCTGCGGGCCTTCGGGGAAGATCCATCCCGACAGGCTCGCGAATCATCCTCGTGGTCGATGCATTTGACGCACTGACGACCGATAGGCCTTATCGGCAAGGGAGATCACATTTTGAGGCCTTAGAGGTTATCAAACAGCATTCAGGAACTCAGTTCGACCCTGAGATCGTGGCTGCTCTTGAATCGCTAGTTGGACAGGAGGTGGTTTGAAGGAAGCTTAACAGAAAGGGTCGGCGTCGCCCTACTTGCGCGAAGACCTTCACTAACTCCCACTGACTCGTTCCCCTGCGGCGGGCGCATAGAGAAAGGCCTGGTTCTAGTTTCCTGGAAGTGTAGTTGCATGGTTTAGGGTCAAAATTGGTTGGCGAGGTTAGGGCATGACGGTCAATATCTATCTTCTCGGTGAGATGAGAATTGAATTTTCAGGCCACCCACTGCGTCTTCCAACCAAGGGTGTTGAACTCGCGGCTTTCCTTGCACTCCAGCCGAACGCCAGATCATCGCGGAGAAGCGCTGCCTTGGCGCTTTGGCCTGATCGGGAAGGGGCGCGAGCGCTCTCCAACCTAAGCACGCTGCTCTGGCGAATAAAAGCGCTGATGGATACTATTGGGACTAAATTCCTGTCGTGGGATGCGAGCCATCTGTGGCTGGAAAGG comes from Armatimonadota bacterium and encodes:
- a CDS encoding HD domain-containing protein, with protein sequence MAVVIASLPSLSGVGLGEVLIATLVIIASSIIVEDPSGGTISFALILLFATMYLFPPEIGLYIGGLSYGIGNALGRGWVPWRSAFNIGQMGISVGIGSAVFHLVSQGLDPNQPIRLMAGALTGAFSFHIVNNFYVGLALSLIGGLPFFRTWVAFGRDLLVSNLMSVFTGLLFALSYRYVHALSLLAFIPLLPFQRLAMQLYLKRRSVYLRIVERVMLAGEMTQPKTRGHARRVADLSVAIGQQLGLGGRELETLEYAALLHDVGLIAFEAELANPTADLPVDWISVHSKLGADIARELGNPEICSAILHHHVDMSLSGGLRIPLMAKILAVAEEVDSALNGLHPYLKPNTLDEVVQRLTNSERSRFDSEVVAAFLTLASSLSMQLAPKPSNATST
- a CDS encoding HD domain-containing protein, with amino-acid sequence MTFYLPLLLLIGIAGIFSGWIEFRFEDFGLLPLSLASAVVLALLVIMGTGIALATGIVASVLGQALLGNAIKANLAGEAARSMLLLSIPLGVTTLLLDRASLSGTSSYIVLLTCGIFLIIDAVLRVFSLISSERIGLSRAVPLVFTTLYPYYLLTPPLVLLLAISREVFGLLGLVVGIAVVAELCYPWKLLNEQSVLLFRSLKMISQAVDLKDPYTSNHSRRVADLAVKVARRMGLPESEIPTIRTAALMHDIGKIGIPVDIIRKPQRLTSQEMTVVRRHPIAGAELIQSLDEKAAEIVKHSHEHFDGTGYPAGLRGRSIPTGSRIILVVDAFDALTTDRPYRQGRSHFEALEVIKQHSGTQFDPEIVAALESLVGQEVV